A window from Pyrococcus yayanosii CH1 encodes these proteins:
- a CDS encoding elongation factor EF-2, with translation MGRREEMIAKIKELMLQPERIRNMGIAAHIDHGKTTLSDNLLAGAGMISEELAGKQLVLDFDEQEQARGITINAANVSMVHNYEGKDYLINLIDTPGHVDFGGDVTRAMRAIDGAIIVVDAVEGVMPQTETVLRQALREYVKPVLFINKVDRLIRELKLTPQQMMERFAKIITDINRLIQRYAPEEYKKKWMVRVEDGSVAFGSAYYNWALSVPFMKRTGVTFNEIIDLTLKGDNKALRQKAPLHVVVLDMVVRHLPSPIEAQKYRIPHLWQGDINSEIGQAMLNCDPKGKMVMVVTKIIIDKHAGEVATGRVWSGTVRTGQEVYLITGKRKARIQQVGIYMGPERINMEAVPAGNIVAVTGLRDAMAGETVSEEPIEPFEALHYVSEPVVTVAIEAKNVKDLPRLIEALRQLAKEDPTLHVKIDEETGQHLLSGMGELHLEVKLHKLKRDWGIDIEVSEPIVVYRESITKASPMVEGKSPNKHNRFYIVVEPMPDEIYNAIKEGIIPEGRIKNPKETAKKLAELGMDYDIARGIVDIYNGNMFLDNTKGIQYLNEVMDLLIDGFHQAMDEGPLAKEPVMKVIVRLIDAQVHEDNVHRGPAQIYPAIRTAIHCAMMKAGPVLYEPYQKVIINIPYEYMGAVSREISQRRGQLVDMRQEGEVMTIIAEAPVAEMFGFAGAIRSATSGRALWSTEHAGFKKVPNELAINIIRQIRQRKGLNPEPPTEKDICPQF, from the coding sequence ATGGGTCGTAGAGAGGAGATGATTGCCAAGATTAAGGAGCTCATGCTGCAGCCCGAGAGGATAAGGAACATGGGTATCGCCGCTCACATTGACCACGGTAAGACTACGCTGAGCGACAACCTGCTGGCAGGAGCGGGAATGATAAGCGAAGAGCTTGCCGGAAAGCAGCTCGTTTTAGATTTTGACGAGCAGGAGCAGGCGAGAGGAATTACAATCAACGCGGCCAACGTTTCGATGGTCCACAACTACGAGGGCAAGGACTACCTTATCAACCTCATCGACACTCCGGGTCACGTTGACTTCGGCGGTGACGTTACTAGGGCTATGAGAGCCATCGATGGTGCAATCATCGTCGTCGATGCCGTCGAGGGTGTTATGCCCCAGACTGAAACCGTCCTTAGGCAGGCTCTCAGGGAGTACGTCAAGCCTGTTCTCTTCATAAACAAGGTGGATCGCCTGATAAGGGAGCTCAAGCTCACGCCCCAGCAGATGATGGAGCGCTTCGCTAAGATAATCACCGACATTAACAGGCTCATCCAGAGGTATGCCCCCGAGGAGTACAAGAAGAAGTGGATGGTGAGGGTTGAGGACGGTAGCGTCGCCTTCGGTAGTGCATACTACAACTGGGCCCTCAGCGTTCCCTTCATGAAGAGGACCGGGGTCACGTTCAACGAGATAATAGACCTAACTCTAAAGGGAGACAACAAGGCCCTCAGGCAAAAGGCACCGCTCCACGTAGTGGTTCTCGATATGGTCGTCAGGCACCTACCCAGCCCCATCGAGGCCCAGAAGTACAGGATTCCGCACCTCTGGCAGGGTGACATCAACAGCGAGATAGGCCAGGCCATGCTCAACTGCGACCCGAAGGGCAAGATGGTCATGGTCGTCACGAAGATAATCATCGACAAGCACGCTGGTGAAGTTGCTACCGGTCGTGTCTGGAGCGGAACTGTTAGGACCGGCCAGGAGGTCTATCTGATAACGGGCAAGAGGAAGGCTAGGATTCAGCAGGTTGGCATCTACATGGGTCCCGAGAGGATAAACATGGAGGCCGTTCCAGCCGGAAACATCGTCGCCGTTACGGGTCTAAGGGATGCCATGGCCGGTGAGACGGTCTCCGAGGAGCCCATCGAACCGTTTGAGGCTCTTCACTACGTCAGCGAGCCCGTCGTCACCGTGGCTATAGAGGCCAAGAACGTTAAAGACCTGCCAAGGCTCATTGAAGCACTCAGGCAGCTCGCTAAGGAAGATCCCACGCTCCACGTCAAGATCGACGAAGAAACTGGCCAGCACCTCCTTAGCGGTATGGGTGAGCTCCACCTTGAGGTCAAGCTTCACAAGCTCAAGCGCGACTGGGGCATCGATATAGAGGTCTCCGAGCCAATAGTCGTTTACAGGGAGAGCATAACTAAGGCCAGCCCGATGGTCGAAGGCAAGAGCCCGAACAAGCACAACAGGTTCTATATAGTCGTCGAGCCAATGCCCGACGAGATTTACAACGCTATCAAGGAGGGCATAATACCCGAGGGCCGCATCAAGAACCCGAAGGAGACTGCCAAGAAGCTTGCCGAGCTTGGCATGGACTACGATATTGCGAGGGGCATTGTGGACATTTACAACGGCAACATGTTCCTCGACAACACCAAGGGTATCCAGTACCTTAATGAGGTTATGGACCTGCTCATAGATGGATTCCACCAGGCCATGGACGAGGGTCCGCTCGCTAAGGAGCCAGTCATGAAGGTCATCGTCAGGCTCATCGACGCTCAGGTTCACGAGGACAACGTTCACAGGGGTCCGGCCCAGATCTATCCGGCAATCAGGACTGCCATCCACTGTGCAATGATGAAGGCCGGTCCAGTTCTCTACGAGCCCTACCAGAAGGTTATCATCAACATACCCTACGAGTACATGGGCGCCGTCAGCAGGGAGATCAGCCAGAGGCGCGGTCAGCTCGTGGACATGAGGCAGGAGGGTGAGGTGATGACCATAATCGCCGAGGCTCCAGTTGCGGAGATGTTCGGATTCGCCGGGGCAATCAGGAGTGCCACCAGCGGAAGGGCCCTCTGGAGCACCGAGCACGCGGGCTTCAAGAAGGTGCCCAACGAGCTGGCCATCAACATCATCAGGCAGATACGCCAGAGGAAGGGCCTTAACCCAGAGCCCCCGACCGAGAAGGACATCTGCCCGCAGTTCTGA
- the eno gene encoding phosphopyruvate hydratase, with translation MENPFEITSVVAREILDSRGNPTVEVDVYTPISMGRAAVPSGASTGTHEALELRDGGKRYRGKGVRRAVENVNKIIAPELIGMDVRWQREIDTLLLELDGTENKSNLGANAILAVSLAVAKAAANSLGLPLYQYIGGVNAYILPVPLSNVINGGVHAGNELDFQEFMIMPIGADSFREAIRWISETYHTLKGILAEKYGKLAVNVGDEGGFAPPMSDVREPLEVLVKAIEEAGYKPGDEIALAIDAASTEFYHPDTGKYVVSGKEYTREELIDLYKELISAYPIVSIEDPLYEEDFEGFALITKELGDKVQIVGDDLFVTNPKRLRKGIQMGAANALLLKVNQIGTLSEAMDAAYTAFRAGYGVVVSHRSGETEDATIADLAVALNAGQIKTGAPARSDRNAKYNQLIRIEEELEGVAVYAGKKFRNPFF, from the coding sequence ATGGAGAACCCCTTTGAGATTACATCCGTCGTGGCCAGGGAGATACTTGATAGCAGGGGCAACCCCACCGTCGAGGTCGACGTGTACACGCCGATAAGCATGGGAAGAGCGGCTGTGCCCAGCGGAGCGAGCACTGGAACCCACGAGGCCCTTGAGCTTCGCGATGGTGGAAAGCGCTACCGCGGTAAGGGCGTCAGGAGGGCCGTTGAGAATGTCAACAAGATAATTGCCCCTGAGCTTATCGGAATGGATGTGAGGTGGCAGAGGGAGATTGACACCCTCCTTCTCGAGCTTGACGGAACCGAGAACAAGAGTAACCTCGGTGCCAACGCGATTCTCGCGGTTTCTCTCGCCGTTGCCAAGGCGGCCGCTAATTCCCTCGGCCTTCCGCTCTACCAGTACATTGGGGGGGTCAACGCCTACATCCTTCCAGTACCCCTGAGCAACGTCATAAATGGAGGTGTTCACGCCGGAAACGAGCTCGACTTCCAGGAGTTCATGATAATGCCCATAGGGGCTGACTCTTTCAGGGAGGCAATCAGGTGGATAAGCGAGACCTACCACACCCTCAAGGGCATTCTTGCCGAAAAGTACGGCAAGCTCGCCGTCAACGTCGGTGACGAGGGCGGCTTTGCACCGCCCATGAGCGACGTCAGAGAGCCTCTTGAAGTTCTCGTCAAGGCGATAGAGGAGGCCGGCTACAAGCCGGGCGACGAGATAGCCCTTGCAATAGACGCCGCCTCGACGGAATTCTACCACCCTGACACCGGTAAGTACGTGGTCTCGGGCAAGGAGTACACCAGAGAGGAGCTCATAGACCTTTACAAGGAGCTTATCTCGGCTTATCCGATAGTCTCCATCGAGGACCCCCTCTACGAGGAGGACTTCGAGGGCTTTGCTCTCATTACCAAGGAGCTCGGGGACAAGGTTCAGATAGTCGGCGATGACCTCTTCGTTACCAACCCGAAGAGGCTCAGGAAGGGCATCCAGATGGGGGCCGCCAACGCTCTCCTACTCAAGGTCAACCAGATTGGAACGCTGAGCGAGGCAATGGACGCAGCTTACACTGCCTTCAGGGCCGGTTACGGCGTGGTAGTTTCGCACCGCTCCGGCGAGACCGAGGATGCGACGATAGCAGATTTGGCCGTTGCCCTCAATGCGGGTCAGATAAAGACCGGTGCACCGGCCAGAAGCGACAGGAACGCTAAGTACAACCAGCTCATCCGCATAGAGGAGGAGCTCGAGGGCGTTGCCGTCTACGCCGGTAAGAAGTTCAGGAACCCCTTCTTCTGA
- a CDS encoding Maf family nucleotide pyrophosphatase encodes MLVLASASPRRREILAKFFEDFIVVPSGVGEESYAKTPEKHAVEVARRKAMKVAEKMGLGHTVVGADTVVVIDGEILGKPRDEDEARKMLERLSGRVHEVITGYCIVHGGKIIEGFSRTEVKFRALSHLLINWYLSTGEWRDKAGAYGIQGKGGLLVEWIRGDYYNVVGLPIEVIFKLVELGFKLRP; translated from the coding sequence ATGCTGGTGCTTGCCTCCGCGAGTCCGAGGAGGAGGGAAATTCTCGCCAAGTTCTTCGAGGACTTCATCGTCGTCCCGAGCGGCGTCGGCGAGGAAAGCTACGCCAAGACACCTGAAAAACACGCGGTTGAGGTTGCCCGGAGGAAGGCTATGAAAGTTGCGGAAAAGATGGGATTGGGGCATACGGTCGTCGGGGCTGACACGGTGGTAGTGATAGACGGGGAAATCCTCGGGAAGCCGAGAGACGAGGACGAGGCTAGGAAAATGCTCGAGAGGCTCAGCGGCAGGGTCCATGAAGTCATAACGGGCTACTGCATAGTCCACGGCGGAAAGATAATTGAGGGCTTCTCGAGGACGGAGGTTAAGTTCAGAGCCCTTTCACACCTTCTCATAAACTGGTACCTCTCGACGGGGGAGTGGAGGGATAAGGCCGGAGCTTACGGAATACAGGGAAAGGGCGGTCTTCTCGTGGAATGGATTCGGGGTGACTACTACAACGTCGTTGGCCTGCCCATCGAGGTAATCTTCAAGCTCGTCGAGCTGGGCTTCAAGCTTAGGCCATAG
- a CDS encoding 50S ribosomal protein L44e, whose amino-acid sequence MKYPKQIRTYCPFCKKHTIHKVERVKKRPRSELSAGQRRFRRVLKGYGGFPRPKPEGREKPVKKLDLRFRCTVCGKAHTRGEGFRVKKFELVEV is encoded by the coding sequence ATGAAGTACCCAAAGCAGATAAGAACTTACTGCCCGTTCTGTAAGAAGCACACGATTCACAAGGTTGAGAGGGTCAAGAAGAGGCCAAGGAGTGAGCTTAGTGCTGGTCAGAGGCGCTTCAGGAGGGTACTCAAGGGCTACGGAGGATTCCCAAGGCCAAAGCCTGAGGGTAGGGAGAAGCCCGTCAAGAAGCTCGACCTTAGGTTCAGATGTACCGTCTGCGGGAAGGCCCACACAAGGGGAGAGGGCTTCAGGGTTAAGAAATTCGAGCTCGTTGAGGTGTGA
- a CDS encoding 30S ribosomal protein S27e — protein sequence MTLPKGLIPMPRSRFLRVKCIDCGNEQIVFSHPATRVRCLVCGATLVEPTGGKGIVKAKILEVLE from the coding sequence ATGACGCTCCCTAAGGGGCTCATTCCAATGCCCCGCTCCCGCTTCCTGAGAGTCAAGTGCATCGACTGCGGCAACGAGCAAATAGTCTTCAGCCACCCGGCAACTAGAGTCAGGTGCCTCGTCTGCGGTGCCACCCTCGTGGAGCCCACGGGTGGCAAAGGCATAGTGAAGGCCAAAATACTAGAGGTCCTCGAGTGA
- a CDS encoding 6-pyruvoyl trahydropterin synthase family protein, with protein sequence MGVTRKIYWAKEFDTSHFLSLPYESKCLRIHGHTYRVEVEIWGELNESGMIFDFNHLSSLVKHLDHRILVSRDWVVGRKDGVIIVEKNGKRLELPEGEVVILDKPNATAELIAEWFAERIVERAGKNVKRVRVRVWEDPRSYAEITLEL encoded by the coding sequence ATGGGAGTTACGCGAAAGATATACTGGGCGAAGGAGTTCGACACCAGTCATTTTCTGTCTCTGCCCTACGAGAGCAAGTGCCTAAGAATCCACGGCCACACTTACAGGGTCGAGGTGGAGATTTGGGGCGAGCTGAATGAAAGCGGGATGATTTTCGATTTCAACCACCTGAGCTCCCTCGTGAAGCATTTAGACCACAGGATACTCGTGAGTCGGGACTGGGTCGTTGGGAGGAAGGATGGCGTGATTATCGTGGAGAAGAACGGGAAGAGGCTTGAGCTACCGGAGGGGGAGGTCGTGATACTTGACAAGCCGAATGCGACGGCGGAGCTTATTGCGGAGTGGTTCGCTGAGAGGATTGTTGAAAGGGCGGGGAAGAATGTGAAGAGGGTGAGGGTTAGGGTCTGGGAAGACCCGAGGAGTTATGCGGAAATCACGCTGGAGCTCTGA